In Bradyrhizobium erythrophlei, a single genomic region encodes these proteins:
- a CDS encoding SGNH/GDSL hydrolase family protein, with protein MTSVLRLSWIILVGAHALFLLAENARADPFRVVAIGASNTSGWIVSSEQAYPHVLEQMLKTAGYQVQVTNSGRPFDTTAGMLARLDSAIPDQTDLVILQPGGNDRRFFVSSERRANNIAEITDHLRSRRIAFIVFDPVFPDDYYAFDHIHFTPEAHAKIAAELMPRVLAKIQAKQTSAKGSRPNLGPAK; from the coding sequence GTGACAAGTGTTTTGAGACTGAGCTGGATCATTCTGGTCGGCGCGCACGCGTTGTTTCTCCTAGCCGAGAATGCTCGGGCAGACCCATTTAGAGTTGTGGCTATCGGAGCAAGCAACACGTCCGGTTGGATTGTGAGCTCGGAACAGGCCTACCCTCACGTCTTAGAGCAAATGCTCAAGACCGCGGGTTATCAAGTCCAGGTAACGAATTCAGGCCGCCCATTTGACACCACGGCCGGCATGCTCGCACGCCTTGATTCGGCGATTCCCGACCAGACGGACCTGGTGATACTGCAACCCGGAGGGAACGACCGGCGTTTTTTCGTGTCTTCGGAGCGTCGGGCCAACAACATCGCTGAGATAACGGATCATCTACGTAGCCGTCGGATCGCGTTTATCGTCTTCGATCCGGTTTTTCCGGACGATTACTACGCCTTCGATCACATCCACTTCACGCCTGAAGCACATGCGAAAATAGCCGCTGAGCTCATGCCCCGGGTCCTTGCAAAAATTCAGGCGAAACAGACTTCTGCTAAGGGCTCCCGGCCCAACTTAGGACCAGCTAAATAA